In the Arachis stenosperma cultivar V10309 chromosome 8, arast.V10309.gnm1.PFL2, whole genome shotgun sequence genome, GTGTTTCGACCTCTAAGACTAACGAAGTTCTGGAGAAAGACCACAATGGCATATGCGAAAATCACCTAGGAGCATAGTTATCAGAACCAAACCGGACTGGCTGGTTTCGCCTAAAAAATTAGTGAACTGATGGTCTGATCGGTTCGGTTAGTCAATTGAAGACTTGCAATTGAACTGGTCAATGGTGTTCAAATTCGTTCAAAACCAGCCGGTTCAGGCTTCAGACTGCAGTTGACCGGCGTGGATCCATGATACACCCTCCCGCTGCCGAACCATCATAGGAGCTCCCATCCATTACAATTCCAAAAACATTGACACTGAGAAAGGCAGCGTGTATGCAATGCACTTCCCTTGCCACTACCCTACTTTGTATCTTAATTATATAGgtgacaaaaaataaatatataataaaccatgaataaatttttatttttgtatccTTTTAAGCATAGATTAATATGGATACCAAACAAATAACAACAcatgatatataaatatattgatatattgatattgattgtgttatcttttgttttctcacttgttcatttaaattgagaaaagTATTTTGTACTAATGACTAATTTATTATCTCTTTTTGCACCATAAATTATATCTAAGAATTGatatttgattattattaatatatttttaaaaatatgcatttaatttttatttttaattttatttttataattttatatttttatttaattatgaccGAGTCAACCGGGTAAATCAGTAACTCACCGGTTGAACCAGTGACCAGTGACCCCGTCGACCGTCGTATGACCGGATCAATTACCGGTTCAATTCTAATAACTATGCCTAGGAGCATGGTCGCTGGATAAAAAAGTGATCCGAGCTGGCTTCTTCTGGCAGACCTTACAAAGGGAGGCAGCCGACTTCGTTAAAAAATGTCCGCCTTGTCAAAATATGCTAACTTTCACATGGCACCCCCAGAAGAGCTCATTAGCGTCACTTCGccttggccatttgcaaagtggTGCTTAAACCTACTCAAGCCATTTTCATAGGCTCCCGGACAGTAAAGTACTTGATAGTGTGTATTGATTATTTCACTAAGTGGATTGAGGCAGAACCTTTGGCAACCATCACAGTTTAAAGAAGTTAAAAATTCGTCTACAAGAACATTGTCACCCGATTTGGAGTTCCACACTCCACCACGGATAATGGAAATTAGTCCACCGACTCAGTCTTCAGATGCTTGGTGGTAAGCCTTAAGATTAAGCACCAGTTCACGTCAGTAGAACACCCCAAGTTaacggacaagcagaagctgcgaATAAAGTCGTGTTGGCTGGGTTAAAGCGCTGACTGCAAGATGCAAAAGAAACATGGACAGACAAACTTTCTCAAGTCTTATGGCCATATCATACAACCCTTCACTCAACAATGGGAAAATCTCCTTTCCGACTTGCTTCAGCATAGAGGCCATGATACCTATAGAAGTTAATGAAAACCCTCCAAAGGTTAGATTCTATGATGATGTAGGAAATATTTGAGCTCAAAAGAAAGAATTTGACCTCTTTTTAGAAGTCCCAGAACAAGCTCAGATAAAGGAAGAAGCCTTGAAGCAAAGATTGGCCTTAaggtacaacaagaaagtcatcAAAAGAAGCTTCGCCACAAACGACCTCATATTAATatgaaatgacatcggaacacataAATTGGCCAAAGAAAAGTTCGTTGCAAATTGAAAAGGACCTTACAGGATCACTGAAGTCTTAGAAAATGGTTGCTACAAAGTGTCCGATGATGAGCGAAAATCGAAGCTCATGAAtactggcaagtgcaccggattGCACAAGTAATACCACAGTGAGTAAATATCGTTTTCACGAGGATTAAAGAATTGAACAACCAAATATCTAATTAAGCCTAATTAGATTAATAAAACCTGATTATGATTGATGATTAGAGAGGGCAAGAGGGTATCTTGCTGAGAGCCTTGAGAATCTTGAATATTGAATGCTATGATGCCACGGACAATGAGTCTTGAATGTTGAGGGAAGACAATGATAATGAGAGTCAAGGACTTTGGAGATGTTTTATGCTCTTAAGATAACCaatcttatttatttatcttgaaGTTTGCAAAGATCATTCACGATAAAACCTTTAGTAACtgattccaattccttggctcctTAGTTTCTTAGGCATCAATTAGGCGTCACTTTAATCAATCAAGAGATTAAGTacaaaaacttattttttattcaaataagaTTTAAAAGTAGTCCGTATGTCAAATTATGTCACGTATTCAAGCTAGTCTTATCCAGTTAAATCTTAAAAAGAAAACACAATTTTCAAAAGTTGTTCTAATTCAAATTATATGTCACTTATTCAAAATTAGAGTGATTGAAAATCATGTATGTGTCGCACACTAATTGAACCACTGTCCCTAgttgaattaaaaaattcatgtgaaagagttttcaaactttaattcaaagatcaaattttccaattatgataaattaattCAAAAGAGATTAGCTTATCTTTCGATTTACTAATCCGAGTGAAGAACGAATAACTTAATCATGAAATAGATCAATGCAAGAGTTCAAAATAAAGTAAACATTGATTAATAACCCATAGAAAatataaacagagctcctaacccttTGACAGAGAATTAGTTACCCATGAAAagtgaaagaaaaataagatgaaAATATGCCGAGGAGAATTGGATTTGGATTCTAAGATCCTCCTCCCAATTTCCCTCTCTTGTGAGCTACTCTCACTTATTTATAACCTAAATTctagaattcaaattcaaaagtAAACTAATCTTATCTTTAGGAGAGGTAAGATAACTATTTATCTTCCGGAGAGAAAGATAAGCTATTGACtttaattcaaatataaaaacgATAATTCAAATCAAATCCTAACAACCAAATCTCTTATGCTTCTAGAGAGAATTAATAACTAATCTTCTAGATCTTCAACTCTTCTGAATGTGATTGTGGCTTTTGATGATGTGGATAATTAAGCTTGGGCCTTAATTGTTGCATCCCGAGAGTTGGAATACGTCGGACTTGCATTTTGAGTTGTTTGGGGCATTGTTTTTTTCGTGTCTCAAAGATATATGTATATCATTCTAAAGCTCTCAACATTAGCTTTCTAACTCAACTAGAACTctctcatttggacctctgtaactcaagttatgaccaCTGGAGTGCAAAGAGATCAGGGCTAGTGGATAATTGAATATGTACGCAGGGCGTATGTGTTTTGGGCACCAGTTTCCTTCCCTTTGGGCACGCTTTTGTTCCTTAGGCTATGCTTTTTGGTCCatgtttctattttctttgtgctttctttgtgaaaaagtattgatTCTTGCTGCTTTTTAAGCCCAAAACTCATGACAACATAAAAACACTATCCCAACTccaaatatttgattatttattaaattctattaaaaatcataagaaatttaattgaaaatataaaaaaataaataagaaaaagacTTTAAAAATCGcttatgatgacatgtcatcatccGACTTAAGAGAAAATAAGCTcccaaggtcatggcacgcaTGTAACCTAAAAAGATACTACAGTTAGAAAGCGCACCTTGCTTCCTAGTGTACTCTTTTTTCcgacttcatgattttttttcgAGAAGGATTTTCCTGAaggggtttttaacgaggcaccaTAGTGAGGGATAAGGGTTAAAAGAGAACTCTTAGTAGCAACAAAACTTATGTAAACTATTTTTCCTTATTAATGATAGTTCATTTTTTCATAAAGTTTTCCATTCAAACGCACTAATTTAAGCTAAAAAACCGCAAAAATCATTGTCCCGACCTAAATTGTCGGCAAGATGAAGCGACAAGGTACAAATTAGTGTAAAAAGTTATGTAAGCAGATCGTGGTCCAACCTCCTTATAACCTAAAGAGTTGGACCTAAAACAAAATGCAAAAATAACTTGTTAAAATCGAATGCTAAAGGTCGGAGCATAACTAATTAAGGGAAACAGTGTGCACCTTATAAACAAAAGGTTCATAATAACGTCCAACCTATTTTTAACCGACATCTTTCACAACTTGGCAAAAACAGCATAAAAAAGttatcaaaaaaaattttactgaGTCATGAAAAGATAAAGAAATAGTTGTACCAACTAATAAAAGATATCTGAAGAAACATTCATTTATGCAAAATCCACCACATATTCAAGTAGTGGAGAAAGATTTTTTCAGCagtaaaataaaacaaaaattgttCCAAACTACAAATATTACAAAGCCAAATTGTTCATAAAGACCCACAAGCCGAGTCAACCAAGTACTTAGAAATTAAAAAGCTAAGGAAGAGGGATGTGTTAACTGGAAGTCATATCTTTGGGTTGCGTGGAAGAGGTCGGAAGACTTTTTGGCTGAGAAGGAGTAGGCTCCTCCTCTACCCTAGGAGCTCCCTCAACTCGGACTTCAGGAGTCTTCGGGTCGGGCATAGGGGTGTCCTCCTCATCCTTAGGCGCAGGGACTATCTTCCCATTCACAATAGCACTGTCAGAGCTAATGAGGGAGAGGTCCATCTCGGGAGCTATAACTCGGAATTGGGCCTTCAAATTTTCTACCAACTCATCCATTCCTTCAGCTATAGCCCCTCAACTCCGCATATATCTCCTTGGACTGGACAACCTTGTCTACCAaatcaagttttttttttcgaagATCCTAATATAACACTCTTCAGCCTTTATTTTTAAGCCCTCCGCCATAGCTAAGGCGGCCTCAGATTGTTTTACCATCCCCCCAGCCTTGCCAAGGTCGGAAATAAGTGACTCATTCTCGCCCACTAACCCCTTTTTTGATTCCCTTAAAGATGCCACATCAGTTTGTAGATCAGTCAAAATATGGTGAGTGGCGTCAAGGAGAGTCTTCTCTAATTCCTCAACAAAGCTGCACACACCCCGGCAATTCGAATTCCACATCGAGCAAGCACTTGAAGATAGCTTTTTACAGAGACAGCATTCGTGCTAATAAAGGTATTAAGAAGGATGTGTTTTTCTCACCAAGCTATTGCATCAAAGCCTTGCTCACAAATGCCGGACTGATTTTGTAGTCTTACGGTTTTTAGGGTTCGGCTCGGAATTAGAAAGTGGAAAAGGAATTATTTTCTTCCCCGAGCTAGAAGAGGGAGTTGGGTGGAAAGTTGGGTCGGATTTAGAAGGAGAGGAGAGGTCTCCAGATTCACCGACCTCTTTCAGCTAAATGTTTCGAGCGACAACATTTTTTCTGGCAGTTTGAAGAGTTTTCATAGCATCTGACTTGGGAGCCATCTTCTCTGCACGACATCAAAGTCAGATCATGTTAGCcacaaaaaaatcaacaaaactACATCTACAAAATAAGTTTGGGTATTTATAAGACACCAAGGACAAAAGAGTAACGAAAAGACGTAAGGTCTCGAATTTTAAAACACGTCGAGTGCCCGACCTAGCCCCAAGAAAGATAGTTCGCCCAAGCTGATGTTTTAATCTGCTAAAGACCAATCTAATCTACAAATGCTCGAGTCGGACCTCAAAAAGCTCAgactcaagtaggggcactgttcatacttAGACCAAAAAATATAACCAAACCCAAAATGAATAGAAGCCCACTCAAGAAATGCAATTACTACAGCTACCCGACCTCATAGAGGTCGGGCGCGACGACGGCAGTTCAGCTctacttattcaaataagtaactaacTCCTAAGATATCTCCCACTTATCTAGAAAAGAGAACTCACTAACTTTTCTAGAAAAAAGGAATAGTTATCCACCATTAAAGGTAGAACTACTCTAAAAAGGTGGTTATAtactctactataaatacactgacaccctcAACTATATTCAGGACCCAATCTACTAAAACATGCGTTAaactcttgctaacttaagtatcggagtcccttgcaggtaccacctcCACCTTCTCACGAGAAACTCGGACCGCGGCACCTCAACGTTAATCGAAGTCGGATGCTATCCTAAAAAGAGTCTGGAGACCTCGTGTTCAGACCTAAAAGTAACTCCATTTCAGATAATTCTCGAaacaatttttattaaattttttaatattttaaaattttatttactttcatATTTTTTGAATTACTTTTATTAGCGATATAgataaactattatttttacCAAACAATATTTAGAACGCTGACAAATTTATCACGAAAAATCGAAAATAACTTCCGTGGCCACCGCCTACCAAATACCTCGAGAAGTAAGCATCGAAGAAAACACACTGAAAAGTTACACGCCTACATATGCATCTTTTCGTCTTTGTTTACAACTGTCATGTTCATTTATTAAGATTTAGGAGAATAAGGttaataaaattagaaatgaatgaaaattttttgataTGACGGCCATAATCATTAATTAAGTTTATCTTCATGATTTGGTTAATCcaaaaatcaaattaacttttttattaacCAAAAATATAGTTTTGGTTAATCAACCAAATTAGTTTTACATGATAAAATCGATTAATAACCGATTagtaaaattcaaaaccaatttttaaccgattattaaaacaaaaatcgatttttaaaaaataaccgttttatataaaaaaaagtttttaccTAAAAATCGATTTTTACAGCAAAATAATCGATTTTTATAccaaaaaattagtttttacacgtaaaaatcattttttacataaaaattaatttttttacatgCAAAAgctcaatttttttctttttttttaaattaatttttataatctaaaaattaattttttttttctaaataataCAAGAAATATGTGTAAATAATAAAATCCCttctattataaataattacttttctAAATTTTTGTTAGCAACACTTATCACATACAACAAACAGAAAGAAGGTACAAGGCATATTACGATCAAACTCTTTATTCTCAATGGCACTTCAAAAGGTATCTTCAATGATGGAAATTTTCTCCTAAGCCAAAGAAACGATGCAAATTCCAACATCCCCAAACTATACAAGAAATTCACTGTTGATATAATCtcattgaaaataaaaaatgacatTGCAACTGCTATAATTGTTGACATCAATATCCCCATCCAAAGAGTATTGAATTTCTTTAATCTATCACCAAATATTTTTGGTATGAATCCCAAATCAGCCCATACCAAGAAGTTGGTATGCAGCACTAGTAAGTTGTGCCTCAAACAAACCAacataaacataagcataaacaTAAACATAAGCAAATCTAATTATATATAGAAAAGCATATCTAATATCTTCTTGTTTCATTCCTGCACTTGATCACTTTCAAATAGTGTTAACATTGAGCTTTATTTTCATCATCAGAGGTTCTTTTGAAGTGGTCCCAACTTGTTGATCGATTTTTGTGCTCAGATGATGTGGTTGGAAGAGGAGGTAATGTAGAAGCCGAATGCTCTGCAGACTCTAACATGAGAACATCACGATCGGCTACCTCATTCTGAATAAGCCATAAAATCTAATTATTAAATACTTCAACAAAGCGAAGTTATCAAGCACAAAGCCAAATTcaaacaatatatacatatacttTGAAACCGATTCACGAGGTGTACAAAATGTTGATGTTCACAATATACACAATATATGTGCTAATGCCTAATGGATAACATATACATTAAAGACCCTCTTCCatttcctttttatattttttgtaattaaacCCCTATTCCTAAACTACACATCTGAAACATTCAATAGAATTTTAATTGAACATAATCAATCAATATTCAATATAAGTGACAATTATAAGTGACAGATAACTTTCCATCAAAAAGAACACCATCTAGAAATAGATAACTATATACTTATAGCAATCTTAACAAGTACAAACAAGCACAATTCAAAGTGCAAATTTACCAACAACCTTGACACATAAATAACACTAAGATTGAACTATTCCTATTTACCGGAAGATATCCCTCTCTATAGATTGTGACAAAACCAAAACAAAAGGTGGTTGCTTTGGAGTGAGCATAACGTTATCAAACATCAATTTGAAGCTACAACAGGATTACTGATTATCACAGCATTGATAACATCAAATCAAACACTTCAAACCACAAGCTACAAAGGACCAACTTGACATCAAAACTGAGAGAAACAAAGAATATCAAAGCTTTGTCATTGTTAATCCTTCAAAGGTTCCTAACACTATTGTACATTGAGCATGttagagaaaatatttaaaaaaaaaaaagaaactacATAGTAAAAAGGAGtgaaactttaaaacataaattttttccattttttttaaatcttccAAAATATCATTCCTCAGATTCATATCTTTGAATTCAAGTCACccttgctttttctctttccaAAATCTGATGCACTTGCTAATCTCAGTCCCAACCCCAAATTATAATGCAGCCACTAAAGAATTTAAAGCCTCAAAACCCACCAAATTAAAACGAATCGATGATTGATGATAtggaaaaaaaacaaaatcttcttgtttcaagaatatatacatatacttTGCACTGTTTTCTTGATGATACTATGCATTAAACGCAACTATGCCCCACCAAGAAACGATTGTTAACATTATAGAATTTACAACTAAAACACAGCTATTAATTCAGATAAATGCAGTTTAATCTTTAATAGCACCCCAGGCATGATTAAAGCAATAGATGATTGTTTTTGGCAATAGAAGGAATGCTCAGCAGAAAAAGGAACTTGTGAAAGTGAATTAAAATGGCCGTATCTAATAAAAATTCCAGGTACATGGTAGTATCATCACTCTAAAGCATAAAAATAGCCTGCTTCCAACTAAATCCGATGTGTCTATGCATGAAACCATAGAACCAACAATTTCTAAGTGGAGTACAAGGGTCTGCTCTGTCCAGCATTCATTTAAAAGCAGCATACAAAACCAAATGAAGCACATATACTTGGCTATGATTCATTAGAGATGGGCCTATTTTTACAAAGCATTTATTCTTTCTAACAAAACAAAATTCGTTAAAATATAGTAACAAACAAACAGAATCCTAGACCTAGTTCATTAAATTAACCTTTGAATTTCTCAAGTCTAAGGCTTTCCCACAACCCACCCTCTTCTCTATCCATCTCTTTCTCTCTATTAACACGATTTTATTTATTAGTTggtttaaataaaaatcaattctGGAAACTTTTTTGTCTGTGAAAAGTGAAAATTATTAAACCCAAAAGAAGAAGTGGCTACCACCTCCAACCCATTCCTCCAAGAAACAAGATTCCCACATTacagcaaaaaagaaaaagcaaaaagtaCCATAACCCTCTTTGTAGAAATTAGTGGTTACTTGAGGTGTAATGTACTAATACAAATAGATTAAATTGAACCATGTAAAACAAGAATGCAGGACCAAAATCAAAGGAGATGAACAAAAATCCATATTTCTTTTGGTAAACCAATCAAAGCTCAACATATTGAATGCTAGAGGTGTATGATCCACGACATTGACAATGTAGTTCAGATACCATAGATTATATTCATACATTAAAAAGTGAACCACAGTGAAGAAGAACAGATAATTAGAACAACAATTCTCCattcaaatcatataaataaattaactcCTAACCAATCAAAAAGTGAACCACAATGAAAAAGAAACTTACAGCAGGATCCATTGAAATGAAGAGTTCAATACTGAGAGACTTTTAAAATCTTCACATTTTCAATCCATTGAAATGAAGAAGTCAGAAGCATACTaatgaaggaaaaaaaaaacataacgaatccaaaaaatggaaaaaaagaCCCAGATAACAAACTCAGGAGAAAACTCAGAACCAAGGGCAAGGAGGAGGCTGACCTCGATGAGTTCCGGCGAGCCACCGacgaaagaagaagagaaccgAAAAAGAGAGATACTCCGGTGGCAAGAATGGGAGGTCGAGGCAGAGGGACAGAGTCGCGAATCAAAGTGAAGACTCTAAGAGGCAGAAGTCCGGCGAGAAGCAGAGGAGAAGAATTGTTGACAATGGCCGGCGGCGTACAGAGGAGAAGCGGCGAAGAGTGAGTTCGAAGAGACgaagtgatttttgaaattaggtttttttttaatttggttttagttttggttaaccggttaaaaatcgattttttttatttggttttggttaaccaattttaaaaaatatggatatggttttaaaattgttttattaAATTGGTTAACCAGTAGGCAGCTTCCTCAACTTCACGCTCTTTCCGCTGTTTATAATAATCTAAACCCACAACTACCATCATTATGATTATCAATATAACAATCCTATAATCAACCCGAAAATACATActaacaataacaaaaaaacATACTTAAAACGAAATATTCTTTGATGACaggaaaaaaaaggaagaaaaaccaTATATATAGTTGCAACAATGAGACAAAATCATCAAGAAGGGCCGACACTCTTACTGTCTTCACTCTGacagttgttgttgttgtagttGCTGCTGCTGTTGTTGTAATACTTGTAGTTGCTGCTGTTGTTGTAATACTTGTAGTTCTAGTTGTTGTTGTGGTTGGGTCAACGGTAGTTCTTGCTGCTCTGATGGGAGCAACAACTGGCCCCCAAGAGGGTAGTGATGTTGAGTTGCAAGACCAACGAAATTTTCCCCTACTCCATGCTGTGGCTGTAGTTGCAACTGTCGATGATAACTTCCACTACTGTCAAATGTCTCCAAACCCATACAAGGTGCCATCTCACCTCCTTGACCGCCTGAAGGTGCACCCATGTGGCCAAACACTCCATTTCCACTTACGTCACCGCTGTAGGCCGCCGCAGCCGCAACAGGTTCAATCCCAGCAGCAGCATTGTGTCTTAGATACTCCTGTTGCTGTTGCTGGACATAATTCCTCATCATTATAGCTTGCTGTTGTTCTCGGATTGCCGCAGCAGCAGCAAGTTGTTGGGCCTCCAACAACTCTTGCTGCCCTGTGTCCAGCTGCGGGTCAGCAGCACCACCACCCAATGACCCATTATGCTGCATAGCTGGCATAAAAAACGGTGCATCATCTGGGCCGTCAGATTGGCCCAAATGGGCTGAAGACTGTACAACATCTGGACCGTAGGATGGGCCTAAAATGGGTGAATACTGTACAACATTCGGGCTGCAGGGAGGGCCTACATGGGCGGCAGGTGAAGACAGAGGCTTTTCCTGAAGGTTGAATGGACCTTGAATGGCTTGTGGGTTGATGTAGGCGCTAAGTTCTCTCTTGGCGTTAGCGAGGAGGGCACATCTCTGGCGGAGTATCTTCTGGAGGATGCAGACTTGGAGGGTGCAGCCATAGACCGGGTCGCAGAGGCGTGCCTCCGCCTCAAACGCAAGAGACTTCACCGCTTCCTCGCGCTGGGATGGAGGTAGCTCGTTGAGGATCTTGCCGACGTTGCTGGCACCGAAGACGCGGTGGACATATTCGAAGAGCTGTGGGTTGTTCGCTGGGAAGTACGGTGCAAAAATGCACTCCGGGGTGCACTTCCGACGAAGGAACTTGCATGCAGCGCATGGTGTAGTCGTCGATgacattcttctttcttttttattcttttctgcGTACAATTGAATTCGATTCTGTTACTATTATTGTTTTGTTTCTTGAAATAAAGAATATGATTTGAAATTCAAATTACCTAAATTGATGAACAAAGTTATCGATCAAATCTCATAACTACACGAGTTTGTTGAGCACATCATCAGGTTAAAACTCAAAAATGATAGTTTTTGACCATTAAAAGCTTACCACCTCGAGCTGGTCGGAGGAGGCAAGGAGGAGGCGACGACGGCAAGGTGGAGGCAAGGCCGGAGGAAGGTTAGCGGGTGCGGCAGCGAACACTCAAAGCGTTACCTGGAGAGGGTGGTTGGAATTGCAACAATAAGAATTCAATCCCCTGTACACCCTAGTCTTTCTCATAAGAATTCACTCAAGATTCAAGAAT is a window encoding:
- the LOC130946013 gene encoding LOB domain-containing protein 36-like yields the protein MSSTTTPCAACKFLRRKCTPECIFAPYFPANNPQLFEYVHRVFGASNVGKILNELPPSQREEAVKSLAFEAEARLCDPVYGCTLQVCILQKILRQRCALLANAKRELSAYINPQAIQGPFNLQEKPLSSPAAHVGPPCSPNVVQYSPILGPSYGPDVVQSSAHLGQSDGPDDAPFFMPAMQHNGSLGGGAADPQLDTGQQELLEAQQLAAAAAIREQQQAIMMRNYVQQQQQEYLRHNAAAGIEPVAAAAAYSGDVSGNGVFGHMGAPSGGQGGEMAPCMGLETFDSSGSYHRQLQLQPQHGVGENFVGLATQHHYPLGGQLLLPSEQQELPLTQPQQQLELQVLQQQQQLQVLQQQQQQLQQQQLSE